A DNA window from Polynucleobacter sp. AP-Titi-500A-B4 contains the following coding sequences:
- the msbA gene encoding lipid A export permease/ATP-binding protein MsbA, translated as MNAQDRTALNRLIAYLKPHIGLIIGSLVAMAFVAAAETSIPALMKPLLDRGFTGELNDKLWQVPVFLVGLALVRSLAQFLSNYLLTRVINAVLLKLRQQMFQTLLHATTTFFQKNSASNLINAVVFEVNNVLSIMGGMLISLVRDSLTVVGLMGYLIYLNWKLTLVVLIIFPIIAFIMSRINRRLRALNREQQNLTSELAYIVEESAAGYKIVKVHGAQEYEMERFQKKAERLRQFALKSAVAGGLNQPITQLIASMALSIVLVIALMQSATEGTTVGGFAAFITAMMLVISPLKHLADINQPLQRGLTAAEMIFGLMDQPYEEDEDRKLSMKPLYKAKGAIRFDNVGFSYQQEVGRQDALTDINLTIKPGEIVAFVGPSGGGKSTLVNLLPRFFKPTSGHIYLDDLPLEDIVLSDVRKQLAFVSQDVILFNDTIAANVAYGATNEAGIDRGRVMEALEAANLSSLIRELPEGIDSMVGDNGNRLSGGQRQRLAIARAIYKNAPILILDEATSALDSESERQVQDALERLMAGRTTLVIAHRLSTIEHADRIVVLEHGKIVENGSHEELIKQDGLYANLHRIQFSNA; from the coding sequence ATGAATGCTCAAGACCGTACCGCCCTAAATCGCCTAATTGCCTATCTTAAGCCCCATATCGGGCTCATTATCGGGTCTTTGGTGGCTATGGCTTTTGTGGCTGCAGCTGAGACCTCAATTCCCGCCCTGATGAAGCCATTATTAGACCGTGGCTTTACAGGTGAACTCAATGACAAACTATGGCAGGTGCCTGTATTTTTGGTTGGGCTGGCCCTAGTACGTAGCTTGGCACAGTTTTTATCGAACTATTTGCTGACCAGAGTGATTAATGCAGTGCTTCTCAAATTACGTCAGCAAATGTTTCAGACTTTGCTCCATGCAACTACTACTTTCTTCCAGAAGAATTCTGCATCTAACTTAATTAATGCCGTTGTTTTTGAAGTCAACAATGTACTCTCGATTATGGGGGGCATGCTGATTAGCTTAGTACGCGATTCTCTTACTGTAGTAGGTTTGATGGGTTATTTGATTTACCTGAACTGGAAGCTCACCTTAGTTGTTCTCATTATTTTCCCAATCATCGCTTTCATTATGAGTAGGATTAATCGTCGCTTGCGAGCCCTCAATCGTGAGCAACAAAATTTGACGAGTGAACTAGCCTATATTGTTGAAGAGTCGGCTGCAGGATATAAAATTGTAAAGGTGCACGGTGCTCAAGAATATGAAATGGAGCGCTTTCAAAAAAAGGCCGAGCGTTTGCGCCAATTCGCATTAAAGTCTGCTGTGGCCGGTGGCCTCAATCAACCGATTACCCAGTTGATTGCCTCTATGGCTCTATCGATTGTTCTAGTGATTGCCTTGATGCAGTCTGCCACCGAAGGCACTACGGTTGGGGGTTTCGCAGCATTCATTACTGCCATGATGTTGGTGATATCACCCTTAAAGCATTTGGCTGATATCAATCAGCCTTTGCAACGCGGCCTCACAGCTGCAGAGATGATCTTCGGCTTGATGGATCAACCCTATGAAGAGGATGAAGATCGTAAGCTGAGTATGAAGCCCCTTTATAAGGCTAAAGGCGCAATTCGTTTTGATAATGTCGGCTTTTCATACCAGCAAGAGGTGGGCCGACAAGATGCATTAACCGATATTAATCTCACCATTAAACCGGGTGAGATTGTTGCGTTTGTTGGACCTTCTGGTGGCGGCAAATCTACCCTAGTGAATTTGCTACCTCGATTCTTTAAGCCAACGAGTGGCCATATTTACTTGGATGATCTTCCGCTTGAGGATATCGTGCTCTCTGATGTTCGCAAACAATTAGCTTTTGTTAGTCAAGACGTCATCTTATTTAACGACACGATTGCAGCAAACGTTGCCTATGGCGCAACTAATGAAGCGGGTATTGATCGTGGTCGAGTGATGGAGGCTTTGGAAGCGGCAAACCTCAGTAGCTTGATTCGCGAGCTTCCTGAGGGGATCGACTCCATGGTGGGCGATAACGGCAACCGCTTGTCAGGTGGGCAGCGGCAACGCTTGGCGATTGCCCGGGCCATCTATAAAAATGCCCCAATCCTGATTTTAGATGAGGCAACTTCTGCATTGGATTCTGAATCAGAGCGACAAGTGCAAGATGCTTTAGAGAGACTAATGGCTGGTAGAACAACCTTGGTCATTGCCCACCGCCTTTCAACAATTGAGCATGCAGATCGAATCGTCGTTTTAGAGCATGGCAAGATTGTGGAAAACGGATCGCATGAAGAATTAATTAAGCAAGATGGCCTCTATGCCAATCTGCATCGCATTCAATTTTCCAACGCGTAG
- a CDS encoding glycosyltransferase family 2 protein: MPTLSVILITRNEEANLEDCLASLEGISQQIVVVDTNSSDRTLEIAQKYGATISQPSDWPGFGPQKNRALDLATEDWVLSLDADERLTPALRSEILTAIHHSAQVDCFAIPRLSWYCGRFIRHSGWSPDYVDRLFKRGTARFSDDLVHERLIPNSSVAKLENPMLHYSFRNFSQVLSKIDRYSSASAEQAYARGKRSNPYKAILHGLWAFIRTYFLKAGFLDGKHGLALAISNGEGSYYRYMKIWLLELEDQNEN, encoded by the coding sequence ATGCCCACCTTATCCGTCATACTCATCACCCGCAATGAAGAGGCCAATTTAGAGGACTGTCTAGCCTCCTTGGAAGGCATTTCCCAGCAGATCGTAGTGGTCGACACAAATAGTTCCGACCGTACCCTAGAAATCGCCCAAAAGTATGGCGCCACCATTAGCCAGCCCTCAGATTGGCCTGGTTTTGGCCCTCAAAAGAACCGAGCCTTAGATCTAGCCACTGAAGATTGGGTTTTATCACTGGATGCTGATGAAAGACTCACCCCTGCCCTCAGATCAGAGATCTTGACAGCCATTCACCATAGCGCCCAGGTGGATTGTTTTGCTATCCCCAGGCTCTCTTGGTACTGCGGTCGCTTTATCCGTCACTCAGGCTGGAGTCCCGACTATGTAGACAGACTCTTTAAGCGAGGAACCGCACGCTTCTCAGATGATTTGGTTCATGAGAGGCTCATCCCAAATAGCTCTGTTGCGAAGCTAGAAAATCCCATGCTGCACTACAGCTTTAGAAATTTCTCCCAAGTGCTGAGTAAAATTGATCGCTATTCAAGCGCCTCCGCAGAGCAGGCTTACGCACGCGGTAAACGAAGCAATCCATACAAAGCAATTCTGCATGGTTTATGGGCCTTTATTCGAACTTATTTCCTCAAGGCAGGTTTTTTGGATGGGAAGCATGGGCTTGCATTAGCCATTTCTAATGGTGAAGGCAGTTACTACCGTTACATGAAGATATGGTTACTAGAGCTAGAAGATCAAAATGAAAATTAG
- a CDS encoding glycosyltransferase family 2 protein, with amino-acid sequence MKISVIVATYNRVDALNLVLQSLETQGDKNFEVIIADDGSRNETREFINRYAGTSRLDIKHIWHEDKGFRLALIRNLASHSATGDYLIFLDGDCIVQPDFIEHHRALAQKGFLVTGSRVLLNEALTKELLSTPRWDFKKFTSKLLMYRLNGGINKYWPLKIKFGNGVWRDYKKFVWRRIKGCNLACWKADADAINGFDETLTGWGHEDADFVFRLQRHHIKRKSGSWSTEVLHLYHKMNDQSNAAENARRVREKILAKAM; translated from the coding sequence ATGAAAATTAGCGTAATAGTAGCTACCTATAATCGGGTGGATGCGCTCAATCTTGTTTTGCAGTCTCTAGAAACACAGGGAGATAAAAATTTTGAGGTCATCATTGCAGATGACGGCTCTCGCAATGAAACTAGAGAATTTATTAATCGTTATGCGGGCACCTCTAGGCTGGATATTAAACATATATGGCACGAAGATAAGGGCTTTAGATTAGCCCTGATTCGCAATCTAGCCTCTCATAGTGCGACTGGTGATTACCTGATTTTTTTAGATGGGGATTGTATTGTTCAGCCTGATTTTATAGAACATCATCGAGCACTTGCCCAAAAAGGTTTTCTAGTTACAGGCAGCCGAGTTTTATTAAATGAAGCGCTTACGAAAGAATTGCTTTCGACCCCCCGTTGGGACTTTAAGAAATTTACCTCTAAACTTTTAATGTATCGCCTTAATGGTGGCATTAATAAATATTGGCCTCTTAAAATCAAATTCGGTAATGGCGTGTGGCGGGACTACAAAAAATTTGTTTGGCGGCGTATCAAAGGATGTAATCTAGCCTGCTGGAAGGCAGATGCAGATGCTATTAATGGTTTTGATGAAACTTTGACTGGCTGGGGTCACGAAGATGCTGACTTTGTATTTCGCTTACAACGTCACCACATCAAGCGTAAGTCTGGGTCTTGGTCCACTGAAGTATTGCACCTTTATCACAAAATGAATGATCAGAGTAATGCCGCTGAAAATGCGCGGCGTGTACGAGAGAAGATTTTGGCAAAGGCAATGTAA
- a CDS encoding glycosyltransferase family 9 protein: MTNFSTLQPKKVLFIATRQIGDVLVTTPLISKARELWPDAEFHFLGYKGKLDMLKGNPDIAQIIETSDRPRFREYLSLFNQLFQRYDLAFVTQPSDRAYLYGLVAAFRRVGVLGGHPQGKQSKTEKQNAWKKLISMHTVDVDYFSQHVITEKLRLLEVFFRNPDDLFSKPIDITPPIGEALTPVIASELTQPYVVIHPGPLTAYKRWPLAHWQHLITHLVHRGFQVVLSASPAKQDLQLNHDILSLLETNIRQKVIDTAGKLSIPQAGSLLRGATLYIGVDTSITHLSAACNTPTIALFGATPPTNFGPWPNGFIGKQPYQLRARTQTVGNVTILQGPGECVPCRKAGCLDRADSNSECLDLLEPAQVIEAVEKALGQQ, translated from the coding sequence ATGACTAACTTCTCTACCCTTCAGCCTAAAAAAGTATTATTCATTGCCACACGGCAAATAGGTGATGTACTAGTTACCACACCACTTATTAGTAAGGCGCGTGAACTTTGGCCCGATGCTGAGTTTCATTTTCTGGGCTACAAAGGCAAGCTTGATATGCTCAAAGGCAACCCAGATATTGCTCAGATCATTGAAACCTCAGACCGCCCTAGATTTAGAGAATATCTCTCCTTATTCAATCAACTCTTTCAACGTTACGACCTTGCCTTTGTAACCCAACCGAGCGATCGCGCTTACTTATATGGTTTGGTAGCCGCATTCCGAAGAGTGGGTGTTTTAGGCGGTCACCCCCAGGGCAAGCAAAGTAAAACGGAAAAGCAAAACGCATGGAAGAAATTGATTTCTATGCATACCGTTGATGTTGATTATTTTTCTCAACACGTGATTACTGAAAAGTTGCGCCTGCTGGAAGTCTTTTTCAGAAACCCGGACGATTTATTTTCCAAGCCGATTGATATCACACCTCCCATTGGCGAAGCACTAACGCCAGTGATTGCTAGCGAACTCACTCAGCCTTACGTTGTGATTCATCCGGGCCCACTAACCGCCTATAAGCGTTGGCCTCTTGCCCATTGGCAACATCTGATTACCCATTTAGTCCATCGTGGATTTCAAGTGGTACTGAGCGCCTCGCCTGCTAAGCAAGATTTACAACTCAATCATGACATTCTGTCTTTACTGGAAACCAATATTCGTCAAAAGGTGATTGATACTGCAGGCAAGTTATCTATTCCTCAGGCTGGGTCTTTATTGCGAGGAGCGACTTTGTATATTGGTGTAGATACGTCTATTACCCATTTGTCAGCCGCCTGCAATACACCAACGATTGCCTTATTTGGAGCTACGCCACCAACGAATTTTGGGCCTTGGCCCAATGGCTTTATTGGCAAACAGCCTTATCAGTTACGTGCACGCACACAAACTGTTGGCAACGTCACTATTTTGCAAGGACCCGGTGAGTGCGTACCGTGTCGCAAAGCGGGCTGCTTAGATCGTGCCGACAGTAATAGTGAATGTTTAGATCTACTAGAGCCAGCTCAAGTTATTGAGGCGGTAGAAAAAGCCTTGGGACAACAATAA
- the dnaE gene encoding DNA polymerase III subunit alpha, which translates to MASPRFVHLRIHSEFSITDGVVRIDDAVAAAAKDEMGALALTDLSNLFGLVRFYTAARSGGIKPIAGADVWVSNPQDPDQPHRLLLLVQNHSGYLNLCELLSRASLDNQSRGRAEVDSAWFSEPAAKAEDKKAKRTLSYGLIALSGARMGELGAALLAGQEDQAKIAARRYEKLFPKSFYIEVQRGGHPQDEKQLQLACHLASELDLPVVATHPVQFMQKSDFTAHEARVCIAEGELLGNPRRQKKFNDEQYFLTQAEMEKRFADLPVALANSVEIAKRCNLSLVLGQPRLPDFPTPPGITLDEYLLAQSEVGLERHMERNFPDPEERAKEMPRYHERLVFEVKTISQMGFPGYFLIVADFINWAKNNGVPVGPGRGSGAGSLVAYSLGITDLDPLRYNLLFERFLNPERVSMPDFDIDFCQHGRDRVIQYVKDKYGKDAVSQIATFGTMAARAAIRDVGRVLEQGYNFVDGIAKLVPNKPGQYMTIEMAKKEEKQLAEREKNEDEVRQLLSLAQQLEGMTRNVGMHAGGVLIAPGRLTDFCPLYTQESKDQDSSSVISQFDKDDVEAIGLVKFDFLGLTTLTILAAAERWIKALHADRKDWSISDIPLDDEKAFDVLKRANTVAVFQLESRGMQGMLREAKPDRFEDIIALVALYRPGPMDLIPDFIERKHGRQKVEYPDPRIEPVLRETYGIMVYQEQVMQMAQMIGGYSLGGADMLRRAMGKKKPEEMAQHRKIFSDGAKAGGISEGKANEIYDLMERFAGYGFNKSHAAAYALLAYQTAWLKAYYPAEFMAANLSLAMDDTDKVKILYDDCLANQIRVFSPDINTGVYEFTPLRAPGAAPDAPIIHIRYGLGAVRGTGEAAIEAIVKARETGGPFKDLFDFCARVDRRQVNRRAIEALMRAGAFDSLYKDSLAVGGHLYDIRSTLLASLARAIEAAEQAEASIHQVSLFEVAGEDHQHQPELVREPVWSEKKRLQEEKTALGLCLTGHMYDAYREETAHFIRQPLAKVTEGKDQLIAGIVTSARMLTGQRGRMMIATIDDGTAALEVTLYSEVYEPNRSWLKEDELLIAKVNVTPDKFSGGMRVVSEAVMDITGARMRFARNVHVCLDSAVDIRMLRSQIGPYLMANRTRDPKLGAHVSTPSGNDGVKGLMLTAAVTTSGGACLMQFPEEMRIYPDDACLHSLNQLLTSKQKDPVQVQYH; encoded by the coding sequence ATGGCTTCACCCCGTTTTGTTCATCTTCGCATTCATTCCGAGTTTTCGATTACGGATGGAGTCGTTCGCATTGATGATGCAGTAGCCGCTGCCGCCAAAGACGAGATGGGCGCCTTGGCCCTGACCGACTTAAGTAACTTATTTGGCTTGGTACGGTTTTATACAGCCGCACGTTCTGGCGGCATTAAACCGATTGCAGGTGCCGATGTTTGGGTGAGTAATCCCCAAGATCCTGATCAGCCACATCGACTCTTATTGCTGGTGCAAAACCATTCTGGTTACCTCAATCTTTGCGAGCTGCTCAGTAGGGCCTCTTTAGATAACCAATCGCGTGGTCGTGCTGAAGTCGATTCAGCATGGTTTAGTGAACCTGCTGCTAAAGCAGAAGATAAAAAAGCAAAGAGAACCCTATCCTATGGATTGATCGCGCTTTCTGGTGCGCGCATGGGCGAGTTAGGCGCTGCACTATTAGCGGGCCAAGAAGATCAAGCGAAGATCGCTGCCAGGCGCTATGAAAAGCTCTTTCCAAAATCCTTTTACATTGAAGTACAACGTGGCGGTCACCCACAAGATGAGAAGCAACTTCAGCTGGCTTGCCATTTAGCTAGTGAGTTAGATCTACCGGTGGTGGCAACACACCCAGTGCAGTTCATGCAAAAGAGCGACTTCACGGCGCACGAAGCCCGCGTTTGTATTGCTGAAGGTGAGTTATTAGGCAACCCACGTCGTCAAAAGAAATTTAATGATGAGCAGTATTTCTTGACGCAAGCGGAAATGGAAAAACGCTTTGCAGATTTACCTGTTGCTTTAGCGAACTCGGTTGAGATTGCCAAGCGTTGCAATTTATCTCTAGTACTGGGTCAACCTCGCTTGCCAGATTTTCCGACACCACCAGGTATCACCTTGGATGAGTATTTGCTTGCTCAATCAGAGGTGGGCCTTGAGCGTCATATGGAGCGCAATTTCCCAGATCCAGAAGAGCGTGCCAAAGAGATGCCACGTTATCACGAGCGTCTGGTATTTGAGGTCAAGACCATTTCTCAGATGGGTTTTCCTGGCTACTTCTTGATTGTTGCAGACTTTATTAACTGGGCCAAAAATAATGGCGTACCAGTAGGTCCTGGTCGTGGATCGGGCGCAGGCTCTTTAGTGGCCTACTCTCTAGGCATTACTGATCTAGATCCCCTTCGTTACAACTTGCTCTTTGAGCGTTTCTTAAATCCAGAGCGGGTATCGATGCCCGACTTCGATATCGACTTTTGTCAGCACGGTCGTGACCGGGTGATTCAGTACGTTAAAGATAAGTATGGTAAAGACGCAGTGAGTCAAATTGCCACCTTCGGAACGATGGCAGCTAGAGCGGCGATTCGTGACGTGGGTCGAGTGTTGGAGCAGGGCTATAACTTCGTTGATGGTATTGCCAAACTCGTTCCGAATAAGCCAGGTCAATATATGACAATTGAAATGGCCAAAAAGGAAGAGAAGCAATTGGCTGAGCGCGAGAAGAATGAAGATGAAGTTCGTCAATTACTCTCATTGGCCCAACAACTTGAAGGAATGACCCGTAACGTCGGTATGCATGCTGGTGGTGTATTGATTGCCCCAGGTCGACTAACCGATTTTTGTCCACTCTATACCCAAGAGAGCAAGGATCAAGACAGCAGCTCGGTGATAAGTCAGTTTGATAAAGACGATGTTGAAGCTATTGGCTTAGTGAAGTTTGACTTCTTAGGATTAACAACACTCACTATCTTGGCTGCAGCTGAGCGCTGGATTAAAGCACTTCATGCTGATCGTAAAGATTGGAGTATTAGCGATATTCCACTTGATGATGAAAAAGCCTTCGATGTTCTAAAGCGAGCTAATACAGTTGCCGTATTCCAGCTAGAAAGTCGCGGCATGCAAGGCATGCTTCGTGAAGCTAAGCCTGACCGTTTCGAGGACATCATTGCATTGGTGGCTTTATATCGTCCTGGTCCAATGGATTTGATCCCCGACTTTATTGAGCGTAAGCATGGGCGTCAAAAAGTCGAGTATCCAGACCCGCGTATTGAGCCTGTTCTACGTGAAACCTACGGCATTATGGTTTACCAAGAGCAGGTGATGCAGATGGCGCAGATGATCGGTGGTTACTCACTCGGTGGCGCTGACATGCTCCGTCGGGCAATGGGTAAGAAAAAACCTGAAGAGATGGCGCAGCATCGCAAGATCTTTAGTGATGGCGCAAAAGCTGGTGGAATCTCAGAAGGTAAAGCGAATGAGATCTATGACTTGATGGAGCGTTTTGCAGGCTATGGATTTAATAAATCCCATGCTGCCGCTTATGCACTCCTAGCATATCAAACAGCTTGGCTTAAAGCTTACTATCCAGCCGAATTTATGGCAGCCAACTTATCGCTTGCAATGGATGATACCGATAAGGTCAAGATTCTGTATGACGATTGTTTAGCCAATCAAATTCGGGTGTTCTCGCCTGACATTAATACGGGTGTTTATGAGTTCACACCATTGCGTGCACCCGGTGCGGCACCTGATGCTCCAATCATTCATATTCGCTATGGTTTGGGCGCGGTGAGGGGTACTGGCGAAGCTGCGATTGAGGCGATTGTGAAAGCACGCGAAACCGGTGGCCCATTTAAAGATCTATTTGATTTTTGCGCTCGCGTAGATCGTAGGCAAGTCAATCGTCGTGCAATAGAAGCACTCATGCGCGCAGGTGCATTTGATAGTCTTTATAAGGACTCATTAGCCGTTGGCGGACATCTCTACGATATTCGCTCCACCTTGTTAGCTTCTTTGGCTAGGGCGATTGAGGCGGCTGAACAAGCGGAAGCCTCGATTCATCAAGTGAGTTTGTTTGAGGTTGCCGGTGAAGACCATCAACATCAGCCAGAGTTGGTACGTGAGCCTGTTTGGTCTGAGAAGAAGCGTCTTCAAGAAGAAAAGACGGCTTTAGGGCTTTGCTTAACAGGGCACATGTACGATGCCTATCGTGAAGAGACCGCCCACTTCATTCGTCAGCCCTTGGCAAAAGTGACCGAAGGTAAAGATCAACTAATTGCCGGAATAGTGACCTCTGCCCGTATGCTTACAGGTCAGCGTGGTCGCATGATGATTGCAACTATCGATGATGGTACTGCTGCACTAGAGGTTACTTTGTACAGCGAGGTTTATGAGCCTAATCGTTCATGGCTTAAAGAAGATGAATTACTTATTGCTAAGGTGAACGTCACGCCAGATAAATTTTCTGGCGGTATGCGCGTTGTTTCTGAGGCGGTGATGGATATCACCGGTGCCAGAATGCGTTTTGCTCGCAACGTTCATGTCTGTCTGGATTCTGCGGTCGATATCAGAATGCTACGGAGCCAGATTGGCCCTTACTTAATGGCCAATCGCACGCGAGATCCTAAGTTGGGGGCTCATGTATCAACTCCGAGCGGAAATGATGGTGTGAAAGGTTTGATGTTGACCGCAGCAGTCACTACCAGTGGCGGCGCTTGCTTAATGCAGTTCCCAGAAGAGATGCGCATTTATCCGGATGACGCATGCTTACATAGTCTCAATCAATTGCTGACATCAAAACAAAAAGATCCTGTACAGGTTCAGTATCACTAA